One part of the Nymphaea colorata isolate Beijing-Zhang1983 chromosome 8, ASM883128v2, whole genome shotgun sequence genome encodes these proteins:
- the LOC116258786 gene encoding LOW QUALITY PROTEIN: IAA-alanine resistance protein 1 (The sequence of the model RefSeq protein was modified relative to this genomic sequence to represent the inferred CDS: inserted 1 base in 1 codon) translates to MAVWTLLIFHLLAFSSLRETLAQQCGFSSHESPNLQDHHGHTHHHHHHDHDNHLCGDDHHHLHEEKGVRKLPEELQEEEDLRSMGFSSYHHWAHDHPEVGSGGLSNLGLWIRAMGCSMLVSMASLICLILLPIFFAKGKPSKIVVDSLALFGAGAMLGDAFLHQLPHAFGGSHSSHSHNHDLDHAHDKLHNHGHVEGHAHSLSDLLVGISILSGIVFFLLIEKIVRYVEGASGKEGLHPGHHTHHHRPRGKITKKHEETNDHLDHALADKRKSKSEAASETEIADGVSSETTNDSQNTLHKRRGPIELDENEKKVPNSSKNDVSAVPDLTDEHLSNQPSNLVFGYLNLFSDGVHNFTDGMALGSAFLLHGSVGGWSRTLFLLAHELPQEVGDFGILVRSGFSVFEAXFFNFLSALVALAGTALALTLGQDPGHSSLIEGFTAGGFIYIAVAGVLPEMNSGDSSFRSTTTQLISLILGMSVALCISLYE, encoded by the exons ATGGCGGTGTGGACGCTCCTGATCTTTCATCTCCTCGCGTTCTCGTCCCTGAGAGAGACGCTAGCGCAGCAATGCGGATTCAGCAGCCATGAGAGCCCAAATCTCCAGGACCATCATGGCCATacccaccatcatcatcatcatgaccATGACAACCATCTCTGCGGCGACGACCACCATCACCTTCACGAGGAGAAGGGAGTGAGGAAGCTGCCAGAGGAGCTccaggaagaagaagacctCAGATCCATGGGGTTTAGTTCCTACCACCATTGGGCCCACGACCATCCAGAGGTCGGCAGCGGTGGCCTTTCTAATTTGG GTCTCTGGATTCGTGCAATGGGATGCTCGATGTTGGTGAGCATGGCTTCATTGATCTGCCTTATTCTTTTGCCGATTTTCTTTG CGAAAGGAAAACCATCGAAGATCGTGGTCGATTCTTTGGCTCTATTCGGG GCTGGAGCAATGTTGGGAGATGCTTTCCTCCACCAATTACCACATGCCTTCG GTGGCAGTCACAGTTCTCACTCTCACAATCATGATTTGGACCATGCTCATGATAAACTTCACAACCATGGACATGTGGAAGGACACGCCCATTCTCTGAGTGATCTTCTGGTTGGAATATCAATTCTAT CAGGAATAGTGTTTTTTTTACTCATCGAAAAGATTGTAAGGTATGTTGAAGGCGCCTCAGGAAAAGAGGGACTGCATCCCGGTCATCATACTCATCACCACCGACCAAGAGGCAAAATTACTAAGAAGCATGAGGAGACCAATGATCACCTGGATCATGCATTGGCTGACAAGAGGAAAAGCAAATCGGAAGCAGCATCTGAGACGGAAATAGCGGATGGAGTGTCCAGTGAAACTACAAATGATTCTCAAAACACACTTCATAAG AGAAGAGGCCCCATTGAACTcgatgaaaatgagaagaaagtgccaaattcttcaaaaaatgatGTCAGTGCAGTTCCTGATTTGACTGATGAACATCTGTCCAATCAGCCTTCAAACCTAGTATTTGGGTATCTCAATTTATTCTCTGATGGTGTG CACAACTTTACAGATGGAATGGCTTTAGGAAGTGCCTTCTTACTTCATGGTTCCGTTGGTGGCTGGTCCCGAACACTCTTTCTGCTTGCACATGAGCTTCCTCAAGag GTAGGAGATTTTGGGATCTTGGTCAGATCAGGTTTCAGTGTCTTTGAAg cttttttcaattttttatcgGCATTGGTGGCACTGGCAGGAACTGCACTG GCTTTGACATTGGGACAAGACCCAGGGCATTCTTCTTTGATCGAG GGATTTACGGCAGGTGGCTTCATCTATATTGCTGTAGCTGGAGTTCTCCCGGAAATGAATAGTGGAGATTCAAGTTTTAGGAGTACAACGACTCAGCTGATCTCCTTAATTTTGGGCATGTCTGTTGCCCTTTGTATATCTTTGTACGAGTGA
- the LOC116258787 gene encoding uncharacterized protein LOC116258787 isoform X5: MISVMGVQFGEGFEDKERTAPDGEMVVLVPSLSGVRAMQLGVEFKPIDHPTEPRDNDQPVKCPMPEPSILNDGRIWKERFAEGMRRKTDIPVMKEDATTTEHPMQAVRKRHQTNPRDHVIFPSFSAPEQHIIKMLQESNDLDS; this comes from the exons ATGATCTCTGTGATGGGTGTTCAATTTGGGGAAGGATTT GAAGACAAGGAGAGGACAGCTCCTGATGGAGAGATGGTAGTTCTGGTGCCTTCTCTTAGTGGTGTCCGTGCAATGCAATTGGGAGTTGAGTTTAAGCCGATTGATCATCCGACCGAGCCTCGAGACAACGATCAACCTGTAAAATGCCCGATGCCGGAGCCATCAATACTAAAT GATGGACGGATATGGAAAGAGCGATTCGCAGAAGGAATGCGGAGGAAGACAGACATTCCAGTGATGAAGGAAGACGCGACAACCACAGAGCATCCGATGCAGGCAGTACGCAAGAGGCATCAGACGAACCCCCGTGATCATGTCATCTTTCCCTCGTTTAGCGCACCAGAGCAGCACATCATCAAAATGCTCCAAGAAAGCAATGATTTGGACTCATGA
- the LOC116258787 gene encoding uncharacterized protein LOC116258787 isoform X3: MVGIFSRISGHRTNAQPRPHSSLEDKERTAPDGEMVVLVPSLSGVRAMQLGVEFKPIDHPTEPRDNDQPVKCPMPEPSILNDGRIWKERFAEGMRRKTDIPVMKEDATTTEHPMQAVRKRHQTNPRDHVIFPSFSAPEQHIIKMLQESNDLDS, encoded by the exons ATGGTGGGTATTTTCTCAAGGATTTCAGGACACAGGACGAATGCTCAACCGCGACCCCACTCATCGCTG GAAGACAAGGAGAGGACAGCTCCTGATGGAGAGATGGTAGTTCTGGTGCCTTCTCTTAGTGGTGTCCGTGCAATGCAATTGGGAGTTGAGTTTAAGCCGATTGATCATCCGACCGAGCCTCGAGACAACGATCAACCTGTAAAATGCCCGATGCCGGAGCCATCAATACTAAAT GATGGACGGATATGGAAAGAGCGATTCGCAGAAGGAATGCGGAGGAAGACAGACATTCCAGTGATGAAGGAAGACGCGACAACCACAGAGCATCCGATGCAGGCAGTACGCAAGAGGCATCAGACGAACCCCCGTGATCATGTCATCTTTCCCTCGTTTAGCGCACCAGAGCAGCACATCATCAAAATGCTCCAAGAAAGCAATGATTTGGACTCATGA
- the LOC116258787 gene encoding uncharacterized protein LOC116258787 isoform X4, translating to MISVMGVQFGEGFQEDKERTAPDGEMVVLVPSLSGVRAMQLGVEFKPIDHPTEPRDNDQPVKCPMPEPSILNDGRIWKERFAEGMRRKTDIPVMKEDATTTEHPMQAVRKRHQTNPRDHVIFPSFSAPEQHIIKMLQESNDLDS from the exons ATGATCTCTGTGATGGGTGTTCAATTTGGGGAAGGATTT CAGGAAGACAAGGAGAGGACAGCTCCTGATGGAGAGATGGTAGTTCTGGTGCCTTCTCTTAGTGGTGTCCGTGCAATGCAATTGGGAGTTGAGTTTAAGCCGATTGATCATCCGACCGAGCCTCGAGACAACGATCAACCTGTAAAATGCCCGATGCCGGAGCCATCAATACTAAAT GATGGACGGATATGGAAAGAGCGATTCGCAGAAGGAATGCGGAGGAAGACAGACATTCCAGTGATGAAGGAAGACGCGACAACCACAGAGCATCCGATGCAGGCAGTACGCAAGAGGCATCAGACGAACCCCCGTGATCATGTCATCTTTCCCTCGTTTAGCGCACCAGAGCAGCACATCATCAAAATGCTCCAAGAAAGCAATGATTTGGACTCATGA
- the LOC116258787 gene encoding uncharacterized protein LOC116258787 isoform X1 → MLNRDPTHRWYCFSWPFSPLFLPPRLYSLCHFLFFYASASSCEDKERTAPDGEMVVLVPSLSGVRAMQLGVEFKPIDHPTEPRDNDQPVKCPMPEPSILNDGRIWKERFAEGMRRKTDIPVMKEDATTTEHPMQAVRKRHQTNPRDHVIFPSFSAPEQHIIKMLQESNDLDS, encoded by the exons ATGCTCAACCGCGACCCCACTCATCGCTGGTACTGCTTTTCATGGCCATTTTCCCCACTTTTTCTCCCTCCCCGCCTTTATTCTCTTTgccactttctctttttctatgcTTCTGCATCTTCTTGC GAAGACAAGGAGAGGACAGCTCCTGATGGAGAGATGGTAGTTCTGGTGCCTTCTCTTAGTGGTGTCCGTGCAATGCAATTGGGAGTTGAGTTTAAGCCGATTGATCATCCGACCGAGCCTCGAGACAACGATCAACCTGTAAAATGCCCGATGCCGGAGCCATCAATACTAAAT GATGGACGGATATGGAAAGAGCGATTCGCAGAAGGAATGCGGAGGAAGACAGACATTCCAGTGATGAAGGAAGACGCGACAACCACAGAGCATCCGATGCAGGCAGTACGCAAGAGGCATCAGACGAACCCCCGTGATCATGTCATCTTTCCCTCGTTTAGCGCACCAGAGCAGCACATCATCAAAATGCTCCAAGAAAGCAATGATTTGGACTCATGA
- the LOC116258787 gene encoding uncharacterized protein LOC116258787 isoform X2: MVGIFSRISGHRTNAQPRPHSSLQEDKERTAPDGEMVVLVPSLSGVRAMQLGVEFKPIDHPTEPRDNDQPVKCPMPEPSILNDGRIWKERFAEGMRRKTDIPVMKEDATTTEHPMQAVRKRHQTNPRDHVIFPSFSAPEQHIIKMLQESNDLDS; this comes from the exons ATGGTGGGTATTTTCTCAAGGATTTCAGGACACAGGACGAATGCTCAACCGCGACCCCACTCATCGCTG CAGGAAGACAAGGAGAGGACAGCTCCTGATGGAGAGATGGTAGTTCTGGTGCCTTCTCTTAGTGGTGTCCGTGCAATGCAATTGGGAGTTGAGTTTAAGCCGATTGATCATCCGACCGAGCCTCGAGACAACGATCAACCTGTAAAATGCCCGATGCCGGAGCCATCAATACTAAAT GATGGACGGATATGGAAAGAGCGATTCGCAGAAGGAATGCGGAGGAAGACAGACATTCCAGTGATGAAGGAAGACGCGACAACCACAGAGCATCCGATGCAGGCAGTACGCAAGAGGCATCAGACGAACCCCCGTGATCATGTCATCTTTCCCTCGTTTAGCGCACCAGAGCAGCACATCATCAAAATGCTCCAAGAAAGCAATGATTTGGACTCATGA